GGGCGAAATAAGAACCCTTTGCGAAATTGCTTTGCCTAATTACGGACTTATTACAAATATTGGAAAAGCTCACTTAGAGGGTTTTGGCGGCTTCGACGGTGTTGTTAAAACCAAAAGCGAATTGTACGACTATATAAGAGACATTACAGGTAAAGTTTTTGTTCATAAAACCAATTCGCTACTTATGCAGCTAAGTCAGGGTATCGAACAAATACTTTATGGAGACCACGATTTGGAGGAAGAATTGAGATATTCGGGTGGCGAACACCATTTTTTACACTTTGAAACTGAAACGCCTAAGGCTGAGTACGAAATTAAAACCCAATTAGTTGGCGACTATAACTACGAAAACGTATTGGCTGCAATCAGCGTTGGCGAAACTTTTGATGTTGATACAAAAGACATTACGGAAGCTATTGCCGAATATCAGCCTTTGGATAAAAGGTCGCAGTGGTACGAAAGCGAAAAAAATAAAATTATAATCGATTACTACAATGCCAATCCTTCGAGCATGAGAGTGGCTATTGATAACTTTTTGAAATTGGAAACAGACAAAAAACTCATGATTTTGGGCGATATGCTCGAACTGGGCGATAGCAGTTCTCTTGAGCATCACGCTATTATCGATGCTATCAGAAATGTGTACAAATGTCGTATAATTTTGGTTGGAAAAGAGTTTTGGCGTGCCAACTCGGGTAGTTTTATGTGTTTTAAAGATATTGACGAAACTTTAGCATTTTTCTACCAAAATCCTGTAAACGACCATACAATATTAATAAAGGGTTCCAGAGGTATGAAAATGGAAAACTTGTTATCAGTTTTGTAAATTATCACAAACATTATATCTAACAATAAATATACGGTTTTAGGTGTTATGTCGGGCACGTCTGTCGACGGATTAGACCTTGCCCTAACAGAGTTTTACTACCGCAATTCAAAACTGAAATTTGAAATCATCAAAGCTCAAACCATTGATTACGATGAGTTGTGGCACGATAGATTAAAAAACTCACATTTACTTTCGGCTCCCGACCTAACTCAACTTCATGTAGATTTTGGCAAACACATAGGAAATTCCATCAATAATTTTTTGCAACAAACAGCTGTAAAACCGCAGCTTATATGCAGTCATGGACATACTGTATTTCATAATCCTGCTAATAGTTACACCTTGCAAATAGGCGATGGAGCTTCAATAGCAGCCGTTACACAAATTCCGGTAGTTTGCGACGTGCGCACATCAGATGTTGCATATGGCGGACAAGGTGCACCGCTAGTGCCAATAGGCGATAAGTTGCTATTTGGAGAATATGGTTTTTGCCTGAATATAGGCGGATTTTCAAACATCTCGTATACCCAAAATGACAAGACTATTGCCTTTGATATTGTTCCTTCAAATATAGTTCTAAATTATCTCACCAACTTTTTGAATTTACCTTACGATAAAGACGGCAATATTGCCAAAAGCGGAACAGTTGATGATGAATTACTACAAAAACTGAATAATTTAAGCTATTACAAAACAGAACCGCCTAAATCGCTTGGTAGAGAATGGGTTGATGGAAATGTACTTCCTATAATTAATTTGTCAGAGATTAGCATCACCGACAAAATAGCAACCTACACCGAGCATATTGCTATCCAGATTTCAAAGATTTTGAATAAACAGAACGAGAAGTGTTTGGTTACGGGTGGCGGAGCCTTTAACAAGCATTTGATAGAAAAAATAATGCAATATTCGGCAACCGAAGTAATTTTACCCGATAAAAATATTGTTAATTATAAAGAAGCACTTATTTTTGCATTGTTAGGTTTATTGCGATGGCAAGAAAAGCCAAATTGTTTACCTTCGGTAACGGGTGCAACTAAGGCGGCTATTGGCGGAGCAATGTACCTGCCGTAATCAAATTAGTTTGAGTTAAATACAATAAAAACGCAATTAATTAGTTTATATAAACAGCACATCAACAAACAGAACATATAAAAATCAAAAGATAATATTACTTTTTAAAAAAATAAGCACAAAATATGTTATTACAAATTGTTCAGCAACCAGGAATTATAAGCGATACGATTCAGCAAGGTCTATCGTCATTACCACAAGTAAACGCCCCGACTCATGTTTCACTTTCGTTGTGGGATTTGGCGCTAAAAGGCGGTGTTATAGTATTAATATTGGCACTTCTTTCGTTGTGGGCAATATATATCTTTATTGAAAGATACATTGCTATTAACAAAGCCAGTAAGCATGACGAAAATTTTATGAATAATATTCGCGATTTTGTCCACAATTCGCGCTTA
This sequence is a window from Lentimicrobiaceae bacterium. Protein-coding genes within it:
- a CDS encoding anhydro-N-acetylmuramic acid kinase gives rise to the protein MSNNKYTVLGVMSGTSVDGLDLALTEFYYRNSKLKFEIIKAQTIDYDELWHDRLKNSHLLSAPDLTQLHVDFGKHIGNSINNFLQQTAVKPQLICSHGHTVFHNPANSYTLQIGDGASIAAVTQIPVVCDVRTSDVAYGGQGAPLVPIGDKLLFGEYGFCLNIGGFSNISYTQNDKTIAFDIVPSNIVLNYLTNFLNLPYDKDGNIAKSGTVDDELLQKLNNLSYYKTEPPKSLGREWVDGNVLPIINLSEISITDKIATYTEHIAIQISKILNKQNEKCLVTGGGAFNKHLIEKIMQYSATEVILPDKNIVNYKEALIFALLGLLRWQEKPNCLPSVTGATKAAIGGAMYLP
- a CDS encoding UDP-N-acetylmuramoyl-tripeptide--D-alanyl-D-alanine ligase; protein product: MDQAISKVIDLINGGAIVSTDSRKIQKNTNTVFIALKGEHHNGNTFAKQAIKKGAILAVIDNPKYENENTLLVDDTLDFLQKLSLEYRKQFDVKVIAITGSNGKTTTKDLIRDVLSKKYKVIATQGNLNNHIGLPLTLLNIKPEHDFAIIEMGASHQGEIRTLCEIALPNYGLITNIGKAHLEGFGGFDGVVKTKSELYDYIRDITGKVFVHKTNSLLMQLSQGIEQILYGDHDLEEELRYSGGEHHFLHFETETPKAEYEIKTQLVGDYNYENVLAAISVGETFDVDTKDITEAIAEYQPLDKRSQWYESEKNKIIIDYYNANPSSMRVAIDNFLKLETDKKLMILGDMLELGDSSSLEHHAIIDAIRNVYKCRIILVGKEFWRANSGSFMCFKDIDETLAFFYQNPVNDHTILIKGSRGMKMENLLSVL